The genomic interval CGTCTGGGTGTAGCCGCTCTGTGCCTGGGCATTGGCGCCCATGAGCAAAAGCCCCGCCGTGGCCGCCAGCAACAGTCGCCGCAAAAAGCGGCTGAAAAATCCGGTCATGTGTTTGTCTCCGTTGGTATGGTTTCTTATGGTGCAAAAACGAACGACCGTTCTTTTTTGCAGGATCAATTTTTCTATTGGGCGCAGGGAGTCACTATCGGGACATACCCGTGCCCGCGGTGTGGAATGCGGGGCCGGCGCGGTGTTTCGTAAAATCCTGCGCCATGAATGGTTTCAACGCACTCGACAAGCTGGACAGGGCCATCCTGCGCCGCCTGCAAGACAACGGCAGAGAAACCTATGACGTCATTGGCGAACAGGTGGGCCTGTCGCCCAGCGCGGTGCTGCGTCGGGTCAAGCGCCTGGAAGACAGCGGCGTGATCCAGCGCTATGTGGCGCTGGTGTCGCCGGAGGCCGTCGGCCTGGGACTCACGGCGTACCTGAACGTGCGGCTCGAAAAGCACACCGAGAGCCACAAGCGCAACCCCATGGACCTGTTCCGCGCCAGTGTGCAGACCTGGCCCGAGGTGGTCGAATGCGCCTCGCTCACCGGCGAGATGGACTACCTGCTGCGCGTGGTGGTGGCCGACATGGCGCACTACAGCCGCTTCATCATGGACACCCTGCTCAAGCACCCCAGCGTGCAGGACTGCAAGACCAGCTTTGTGCTGGACCGCGTCAAGGCCACCACCGCCGTTCCTGTCTGACGCAGCAGGGCGGGCGCTTGCCATCGGGCCGCAAGCCGCGATACCCTGCGCACCCATGGTCCACGGGGCGGCTGGCGGTCTCCCAAGCGACTGCACACCGGGCCTGTTGCTATATCCTTCATAGCTGTTGGCGCTTGTCAGTAAAGCGCTGGAGCCTGATTTTGTGTGTATTTGAGAGAAGCCACTATTTTGTTGCAGCGCAGCAAATTTGGCTGGAGTTGCTGAGGGAAAACCCTTATATTTACCCGCATGATCGCAACAAAAGACTGGCTCAAAGCATCCTGGTACGCAGGCCGAGACATGCTGCGTCCCGTCACCGGCGGCGTTGTCGCCCCTGAACATGGCGTCAAGAAGGAGGTGCCCGTGA from Acidovorax sp. FHTAMBA carries:
- a CDS encoding Lrp/AsnC family transcriptional regulator, whose product is MNGFNALDKLDRAILRRLQDNGRETYDVIGEQVGLSPSAVLRRVKRLEDSGVIQRYVALVSPEAVGLGLTAYLNVRLEKHTESHKRNPMDLFRASVQTWPEVVECASLTGEMDYLLRVVVADMAHYSRFIMDTLLKHPSVQDCKTSFVLDRVKATTAVPV